The genomic interval ACCGCGACCACCCGCGCCCCGGCGGCGACGGCCACCTGCACCGCGGACAGCCCCACGCCGCCGCAGCCGTGCACCGCGAGCCACTCCCCCGCGGCCAGGCGGCCGACGGGCAGGAGCGCCCGGAAGGCGGTCGCGGTCCGGCAGCCGAGCAGCGCGGCCGAGCCGGCGTCGACCTCGTCAGGGAGCAGCACGAGGTTGACCGCGGCGCGGGGCACGGCGACGAGCTCCGCGAAGGAGCCCCAGCCGGTGAAGCCGGGCTGCAGCTGGTCGGCGCAGACCTGCTGGTCCCCGGCCCGGCAGGGGGGACAGGTACCGCAGGCCAGGACGAACGGCGCGGTCACCCGACGCCCGAGCAGACCGGCGTCCACGCCTGCGCCCACGGCCTCCACGGTGCCCGCCCACTCGTGCCCGCCGACGTGCGGCAGCACGACGTCCTCGTCGTGGCCGGCGAAGGCGTGCCAGTCGCTGCGGCACAGCCCGGTCGCCTCGACCCGGACGACCACGCCCCCCTCGGGCGCGGTCGCGTCGTGCACCTCGCGGACCTCGGGGGCCTCGCCGAACCGGTCCTGCACCAGCGCGCGCACGCGCCGATGATGGCGCAGGCCCGCCCCCCGGCGTGAGCCGGCGTCAGGCGCCGGCGAGCCGGTCCTTGAGCCGGCCGAAGACGCCCTGGCGGTGGCCGTTGGAGGTCCGGCCGGTCGGGGTCTCCTCGCCGCGGAGCTCCGCGAGGCGCACCAGCAGCTCGCGCTGCTCGTCGTCGAGGCGGGTCGGCACCTGGACGTCGACGTGGACGTGCAGGTCGCCCCGCCCGGGCACCCGCAGGTGCGTGGCGCCGAGGCCGTCGAGGGTGACTGTGGCACCGTGCTGGGTGCCGGGCTGCAGCTCGACGTCGCGCTCGCCGTCCAGGGTGGGGACCTGCATGGTGGCCCCGAGCGCCGCGGCGGTCATCGGCACCTCGAGCACGGTGTGCAGGTCGTCGCCCTCGCGCCGCAGCCGGGGGTGCCGACGCTCCTGGACCTCGACGTACAGGTCGCCCGCGGGGCCGCCGCCGGGGCCGACCTCGCCCTGGGAGGCCAGCTGGATCCGGGTGCCGGTGTCGACGCCCGGCGGCACCTTGATGGTGAGCGTGCGCCGCGTGCGGACCCGGCCCTCGCCGGAGCACTCGTGGCAGGGGGCGGGCAGCACCGTGCCGTAGCCGCCGCAGCGGGGGCAGGCGCTCGTGGTCATGACCTGGCCGAGGAACGAGCGCGCGACGCGCTGCACCTGGCCGCGGCCGCCGCAGACGTCGCAGCCCTCGGGCGAGGTGCCCGGCTCGCAGCACGTGCCCTGGCACCGGGTGCACGCCTCGGCGCTGTCGACGCGGATCTCGCGGGTGGAGCCGAAGACGGCCTCCTCCAGGTCGATCTCCAGGCGCACCAGGGCGTCCTGGCCGCGGCGCTGGCGGGGTGCGGGGCCGCGGGCACCCTGGCCGCCCTGGCCCCCGAAGAACGTCTCGAAGATGTCGGAGAAGCCGAAGCCCGCGCCCTGGCCGCCGAAGGCGGAGTCGCCGCCGGCGTCGTAGGCGGCCTTCTTGTCCGCGTTGCCGAGGATGTCGTAGGCGCGCGAGACCTCCTTGAACTTCTCCTCGGCGTCCGGGCCGGTGGCGACGTCCGGGTGCAGGGTGCGGGCCAGGCGCCGGTAGGCCTTCTTGATCTCGTCGGCGCTCGCGTCTCGCGAGACCCCGAGGGTCTCGTAGTGGTCGCTCACAGGCAGGGCTGGCCTTCCGTCAGGTGGTGCGGGCTCTCGTGCGGAGCGCTCACTGCTCGAGCGCCCGGGACGCGTAGCGGGCGACGGCCCGCACGGCGGCGATGGTGGTCGGGTAGTCCA from Aquipuribacter hungaricus carries:
- a CDS encoding alcohol dehydrogenase catalytic domain-containing protein, with amino-acid sequence MRALVQDRFGEAPEVREVHDATAPEGGVVVRVEATGLCRSDWHAFAGHDEDVVLPHVGGHEWAGTVEAVGAGVDAGLLGRRVTAPFVLACGTCPPCRAGDQQVCADQLQPGFTGWGSFAELVAVPRAAVNLVLLPDEVDAGSAALLGCRTATAFRALLPVGRLAAGEWLAVHGCGGVGLSAVQVAVAAGARVVAV
- the dnaJ gene encoding molecular chaperone DnaJ codes for the protein MSDHYETLGVSRDASADEIKKAYRRLARTLHPDVATGPDAEEKFKEVSRAYDILGNADKKAAYDAGGDSAFGGQGAGFGFSDIFETFFGGQGGQGARGPAPRQRRGQDALVRLEIDLEEAVFGSTREIRVDSAEACTRCQGTCCEPGTSPEGCDVCGGRGQVQRVARSFLGQVMTTSACPRCGGYGTVLPAPCHECSGEGRVRTRRTLTIKVPPGVDTGTRIQLASQGEVGPGGGPAGDLYVEVQERRHPRLRREGDDLHTVLEVPMTAAALGATMQVPTLDGERDVELQPGTQHGATVTLDGLGATHLRVPGRGDLHVHVDVQVPTRLDDEQRELLVRLAELRGEETPTGRTSNGHRQGVFGRLKDRLAGA